GCCATTTGCCACAAAACTTATAAAACCATTTATATTTTAAACACTTTTTTAGTTTGGAAAGAGTAGGAGAGTGCTTTGATTTTTAGTATTTGAACCACTGTTTTTAGAATTGGAGTGAACCATGTACGCTAACGTGTTTGTGTATGATTAGTGGCGTGTTTTAAGCATCTAATTTAGCAAATAAAAACGGGATAGAAAGTCTGCGAGGACTTTCGTAAGTAGACTAGTACTAGCAATAAATTATATACGGTGTTAGCTGTAGTTTTTAGTTTCACTATTCCTTAAATAACTCATTAAGCATTTTTTTAGGATTTTCAAGAAATGCTTTAGTTATTTGATAATGTTCAGTATCCTCATATTTTATTCTTGATATTTCTTTGTCATTAAATTCATATATAATGGCTTCAGGATATGCTAATAAAATTGGCGAATGAGTTGCTATAATAAATTGAGAAGAATCTGATATTAGATGATTCATTCTTCTTAATAATGCAAGTTGACGAGTTGGAGAAAGAGCTGCTTCAGGCTCATCAAGTATATAAATCCCTTTTCCAGAAAATCTATGAAGAATTAGAGATAGAAATGATTCCCCGTGAGACTGTTCATGTAGAGGTATAGAACCGTATGAGTTAATAATTTTTGGACCGAAACTTGGTTCTTTGTCTAGCTCTTCAATATTTGTAGCAACGTTAAAATAACTTTCGGCTCTTAAAAAATAACCATCTTTGGGTTTTTTATATGATTTCGAAAGTCTTAAATATTCATGAAGATTTGAATGGGAGTTTCGTGTGCTAAAGTTAAAATTTTTAGTGCCTCCTTCAGCGTTAAAACCTAATAAAACAGCTATTGCTTCTATTAATGTTGATTTTCCAGTACCATTTTCACCTACAAAAAATGTAACTTCTTTGCCTAGTTTTATAGAAGTAAATTCACGTATTGCAGGAATTGAAAAAGGGTAGCTTTCCATATTTTCAATTTTATCACGTTTTAAGGACAAGTCTATAATATATGGTAAGTCTTTCATTTTTTTTAATCTCGACTAACGGTAAAATTTTGGCTGCATTCAAGGTTCTAACGCAACAAACGTTGCTTTTTTTTGTATGAGTCTAAGCTACAATTTTTAGTTCTTTTATCATAACTTCATTAGGGGTTTTAAATCCAATAATTTTACGAGGTCTATTGTTTAATTTTTCTTGAATTTCGATGAATGTATTTAAGTCAATTTTGTTAAAATCTGTTCCTTTTGGGAGGTACCTTCTGATGAGTCCGTTAGTGTTTTCATTGGTACCTCTTTCCCAAGAAGAATAGGGGTGTGCAAAGTAAATTTTCATACCTGTTTTCTTGGTAATTGTTTCGTGTCTTGCCATTTCAATTCCATTATCGTAGGTCATAGATTTTTTGAATATGGGATCTAGTTTGTTAAGTTCTTTAGAAAACATTTTAGCAATTTCCTTAGAGTTCCTGGCTTTTAGTTTGATAATTAATGTATATCTAGATTTGCGTTCTACGATAGTTCCAATAGCCGATTTTTGATCCTTCCCAATCATTAAATCTCCTTCCCAGTGTCCGATTTCATTTCTTAGGTTAATATGCTCGGGCCTTAGGTCTATACTGACTTGGTTTAATATTTTAGATCCTGTTCTGCGTCTTTTTTTAGAGGGTCTACGTCTTGTTTTTTTGCGTACGAGGAGTTTAATTAGTTTTTTATTTAAACTAGCTTGAGGCTTTGCATATATGTACCTATAAATTGATTCGTGAGAAATAGACATTATAGGATCATTTGGGAATTCTTCTTTTAGTCTTCCAGCAATTTGTTCAGGAGTCCATTGTGATAATAAGCCCCTATAGACATAAATTCGAAGTCTAGGGTACTTAGATATTTTATCAATATTTCTTTTGTTTAGGTAATCATCTTTGGCGCACCAATGAGCTAGTTCTGCTGAGTATTTATCTCTATCTGTTTGCACCCATTTATTAACTTCTCTTGTAACCGTAGATCGAGCTCTGTTAATGGTTATAGCGATGTATGATTTATTCTTTTTTTCAGTTAAAAGAGTCTCAATCTGTATTCTTTCTTTAAGGGTAAGTCTACCTGTTTTTTTTCGTACCATAATTACAAATCTATTAATTTAGATTTGTTGCGTTAAGTTCTTGAATACGGAAATAAAGTTCAGAATTTGAAGTATCGTTATTCAATTCACGATAAAATTCATCTGCTTTTTTTATTCCGTATAGTGGTGAGTCAACCATTCCATTCTGATTGAATAAAGAGATTACTTGTTCAATATTTCCATTTTCAAGGTGAGTAATATATTGCCTTGCGATTTCTTTTTTATTCATTATTTCATCAATTTTTAAATTTCTGAATACGTTTCTCAGCTTCTGACTAACGTAAAATTAAATCACTGTATTTCAGGTATTTGTAAATCTTGATTTGTGAGTCCATATTTATCAATTTGCTTGCGCATTCTTTTTACGAGTCCGAGTTTTCTTTTTTGGTCAAGGTAAAGATAACCCTCTGGGTTATGGTATGCAACCCCCTTTACAATCATATTCCAAATAATTACTGCTAATTTTCTTGCAGTTGCAGTAATAGCAGATACTCTTCCTTTTCTAAAATTGATTCTATGAAAAAAATCTCTAAGAGGCGTACTGTCTTTTAGATTACCAATCATTAGTGTCCGATAAAAGATTTAAAAAGCGGGATTTCCAAGATAGGATTTCCCGCTTATTTTGTATCTTGAAGTTATCACACATCCAAGATATGAATAAAAGTAAAAACTTTAGCGGACACCCCATAATCAAACAGGTATTAAATTTCATTTTGCCCAAAGATGTTCCTCGGACAGCCAAAAAGCACAACAGCGATCGCTATACCAAAAAGTTTATCACCTATGAGCATTTGGCCACTATGGTATTTACCGTGATCAGTGGCTGTAGCTCACTTCGTGAGGTTTCCAGTATTATGCTTGCCTGCGAGGGAAAGATCAACCATCTAGGACTCACGGACTTTCCAAAACGCATGTAAGCTTCCCCTTTTTCGAACCGTTAGTTAATCCAAATATATAATTTTTTTACGTTTAAAATAGACTGACTTTTTATTCATTTAATTTTTTTAAAGTCAGTCTATTTTAAATGAGCCTAGCGGCATTGAAGTGTCTACCTTTGTTGTGATAGAGGATATTGCTTAAGACTGTACCGGATTCGGGTTAGTAAAAGGTGTTTTCTCGGAAGGCAAATTCAGTGCTCCCAATATTTTATCTAATTCGGCCAAAGCCTTTTTGTCAATTAAATCCGTATTAATTTTAATTTCTTTTTGTTCAGTTTTTAGGGTATAGTCTCCAGCAAATTTTTTAATCCATGTGATGTCATTCATATTTATTTTTTTCCAATATCCATATAATCCATTTTTTTTGATTATGCCATCTTGAATAGTGAGGTATTGATAGGTTAAATCATGTAAATATTGCCCGAAGTATAATACTCCAAGAATCAAATATCCGTAATCAGTCCATCGTAAATGGTCTTCATCCACTATATTGTAAGTTCCAAAGGTGATCCATATGATGCTAATAATTAGATTAGCAACGAGTCTTTTTCTTTTGAATTTAATTTTCATATTGAAGTTTGGTTTTACCTTTTTACTACTTGCAATATCAGCCAAGTTGTATTTTTTAAGTATAAAAGTTAGTAAAATAATCACAAATAGATAGTATTAAAGGATTTTAGAAAATAGACGATATCAGCAATTAATTTTATAGTTTCTATGCGGTGGTACTTTTCAATTAGGACTTCGGTTTTAGTGTATTTTATGGGCTAATGTTTGAAAAGGATCGTTTTTTTGGCGTATTGGTACTTCTCAATATTTTCAGCTAAAAGAAAAATTCTTTGGGTAAAGGCTTTCAAGGTAAAGGCTTTAGTTTACATTGAAATCTGATAGGAGATATTATAATACGGGCTATCAGGATTTTTTCATACTGCATATTCAAAAGCTAAAAACACAAAGTGGAACTCAAAGCATTGACTGCCCATCCTAAGGGGCTGTTTTTTCCTAACTCGGCTATTCTAAAGCAACAAAAATACATGGCTAATATTTTTGAGATTTACAAAATCGCTCATGAGTTTAAAAACCGATTAGGGCAAAAACGTTTGCTTTACAGTTAAATAAGGAGATATAATTGCCGTAAATTTATAATACATCCTAACAGCTATTTATGATGGATAAATAATTTAACACTAAAAATTAAATATTATGAGAAGTCTTATTTGGCTAGTAGCCGTTATTTGTATTGTCGTTTGGATGTTAGGATTTTTTGGTATTGTGGCAGGATTAGGTACTGGAAGTTTAATACACATCTTATTAGTATTAGCTGTAATCGCTATTTTATACAACATTATTACTGGAAGAAAACCTTTATAATTTCTGTGAAATTCTACCCCAAAATATAAATGCGCTATTGCATTATAAAAAACCTGATTATTAGTATTAGGTCATGGTATAGCAGTAAAAGGATAGGCTGTCTGAAAAGTGAATCAAATTTGATTTATCAGATTGAACTTGCTGAAATTATTATCTTGCCGAAGATAGTGATACCCAAGTTTATGGAAAACCCGATGGTGTTGCCGCTACGCCATCAGGGGATTTATTAGTAAACGACGACTCTGGTAACACGATTTGGAAAGTACAGGGTACCAAGTAGTTCTAATAACTAATTTTCTACATATAGGGGATATGCCTATGAAAGATGCCAATGCACTTTATATCAATCTGTATGCCGTTTTTAACGCCAAATTATCTTATAAAAACCATATTACCGATCACTTTTTATAGGCGCAAACAGTTGGTGTTAATAATTTTACTAATGAAGTTTATGCCTCATCCATTCTCATTAATGCCGTAGGATTTGGTGACTCCGAGCCACCTTATTATTACCCAAGAATACCCAGAAATTGGTATGGAGGTATTAAAATAGGTTATGATATTTGAAATTGAGGGTTACTAGGTTTATGTTTAAATATTTAGTAGATAAGTTTTTGTATTGAATTAGAGGTGGTGTTATTCTTGAAAATTAATACTATAAAAACGAGTAAGTTTTACACTTATAGGTTTTACAAGGGTAAATTTCAATTATATTTACTCTTGTTATAATTGTTTTCAGGAGGTAAAAGCAAGTTCTGATATAGAAAACTTAATAATAACTAACGGCGATATATTAATTCTTCAGTTGCTGATAAAAAGTTTAACAAAACAGCTACAAAAGAAGTACTAAGTTATTTTAAACAAGAAAACAATTCAGCATGTGTTTTCATACATCGACCATTACAAAAACAAAAAAGCTAGAACAGCATTTTAAAGTTACATTAAGTAGCGAAGACATTCGCACCATTTTCGATAAACCACAATATCACTTAAACGGATTTTCACATCCTAACATGCTCGTGATTCCGCAGCAAAAAAATAATGTTTTAGCGCCAGGAATTTGGGGCATTGTGCCAGATCGTAAAACCCCCGAACATATTTTGTCTTACTACAAAGAAGCGGTAAAATATGGCGGCGGACTCAATGCGCGCTCTGAAAAGTTGTTTAATCATTTCATATACAAAAAAGCGATACACGAACAGCGGTGTATCATTCCTGTATCAGGTTTTTACGAACCGTACGAACATCAAAAAAAGAAATACCCGTTTTTTATTCAAAATACAGAACAGAAACCTTTGGCTCTAGCAGGTATTTATTCTGTAATAGGAAGTTATATTACGTTTTCGATTATTACTAAAAATGCTTCGCCATTTTTAGCTAAAGTGCATAATGTTAAAAAGCGACAGCCTTTAATTTTAGATGCAGAGCATGCAAAATCTTGGCTAGATCCAAATCTTACCACACCACAAATTACTGATATCACAAACTTTTTTTATCCAGAAAGCCATTTACAAACGCACACGGTAAGTAGAGATCTTTTTTCTCCAAAGACGGATAGTAACATAGCGCGTATTTTAGATCCTGTAGAATATGATGGTCTGAAAATTTAAGCTGTTAATTTAGTCATATCTACACATCGTGTTCTTCGGTGAAGACGTTCCGCAAAAAAAAATAATATTCATCAGCACTTTAAAACAAATTCATACCGTGATTAAAACGTGATGGTAGGTGACGAGCGTCCTTCCTCATAACAAATCGTTTATCTCAATATGAAACGTTTTGGATGTTAAAAAACTATATTACTACAAATGTTAGCAATAAAAGATTGTAAATGTAGCTAATTTTGCAGTATGAATAAAAATATACTCCATATGGATCTCGATACTTTTTTTGTGTCCTGCGAACGCCTTATAGATAGCCGTTTACAAAAACGCCCTATTCTTGTTGGTGGTACAGGCGATCGCGGTGTGGTGTCTGCCTGTAGTTACGAGACCAGAAAATTCGGAGTTCATTCGGGCATGTCCATGAAAGTCGCTAGACGCCTTTGTCCCGAAGCGGTAGTGATTCGTGGCAATGCTTCGGTATATTCTAAATACTCACATCAGGTAACCGATATTATT
This genomic interval from Tamlana carrageenivorans contains the following:
- a CDS encoding IS30 family transposase, whose product is MVRKKTGRLTLKERIQIETLLTEKKNKSYIAITINRARSTVTREVNKWVQTDRDKYSAELAHWCAKDDYLNKRNIDKISKYPRLRIYVYRGLLSQWTPEQIAGRLKEEFPNDPIMSISHESIYRYIYAKPQASLNKKLIKLLVRKKTRRRPSKKRRRTGSKILNQVSIDLRPEHINLRNEIGHWEGDLMIGKDQKSAIGTIVERKSRYTLIIKLKARNSKEIAKMFSKELNKLDPIFKKSMTYDNGIEMARHETITKKTGMKIYFAHPYSSWERGTNENTNGLIRRYLPKGTDFNKIDLNTFIEIQEKLNNRPRKIIGFKTPNEVMIKELKIVA
- a CDS encoding AAA family ATPase; translated protein: MKDLPYIIDLSLKRDKIENMESYPFSIPAIREFTSIKLGKEVTFFVGENGTGKSTLIEAIAVLLGFNAEGGTKNFNFSTRNSHSNLHEYLRLSKSYKKPKDGYFLRAESYFNVATNIEELDKEPSFGPKIINSYGSIPLHEQSHGESFLSLILHRFSGKGIYILDEPEAALSPTRQLALLRRMNHLISDSSQFIIATHSPILLAYPEAIIYEFNDKEISRIKYEDTEHYQITKAFLENPKKMLNELFKE
- a CDS encoding lmo0937 family membrane protein encodes the protein MRSLIWLVAVICIVVWMLGFFGIVAGLGTGSLIHILLVLAVIAILYNIITGRKPL
- a CDS encoding SOS response-associated peptidase, whose product is MCFHTSTITKTKKLEQHFKVTLSSEDIRTIFDKPQYHLNGFSHPNMLVIPQQKNNVLAPGIWGIVPDRKTPEHILSYYKEAVKYGGGLNARSEKLFNHFIYKKAIHEQRCIIPVSGFYEPYEHQKKKYPFFIQNTEQKPLALAGIYSVIGSYITFSIITKNASPFLAKVHNVKKRQPLILDAEHAKSWLDPNLTTPQITDITNFFYPESHLQTHTVSRDLFSPKTDSNIARILDPVEYDGLKI
- a CDS encoding DUF4372 domain-containing protein encodes the protein MNKSKNFSGHPIIKQVLNFILPKDVPRTAKKHNSDRYTKKFITYEHLATMVFTVISGCSSLREVSSIMLACEGKINHLGLTDFPKRM